From Borrelia sp. RT5S, the proteins below share one genomic window:
- the gatC gene encoding Asp-tRNA(Asn)/Glu-tRNA(Gln) amidotransferase subunit GatC — translation MKDIHLENSLKLSLLSLSENEEQKFVEKFEKVIGMLNRISGFDVGDDFKQKICELSDLREDEVLPSLKIESIKNFSNLFLDGYFPSPKVLE, via the coding sequence TTGAAAGACATTCATTTGGAAAATAGTCTAAAGTTGAGTCTGTTGAGCTTGAGTGAAAATGAAGAGCAGAAGTTTGTTGAGAAGTTTGAAAAAGTAATTGGTATGCTGAATAGGATTTCTGGGTTTGATGTAGGGGATGATTTTAAACAGAAGATATGTGAATTGTCGGATTTAAGGGAAGATGAGGTTTTGCCTTCTTTAAAGATTGAGTCTATTAAAAATTTTAGTAATTTATTTCTGGATGGATACTTCCCATCTCCTAAGGTACTTGAATAG
- a CDS encoding ATP-dependent helicase: MDRVEEFLLSLNSYQREIILDNTRSPILVLAGPGSGKTRVITAKIAYLIKELGLRPDEILALTFTNKVAREMNARINQLFDFNKSLHIQTFHSFGAWLLRIYFKEFDKNYDSNFTIWDTSDVVRFVKQIGLAPTIDLAKQVSSLILKEKESGFMHDYFGVEEKIYKDIKTYEQEKARNNAFDFSDLILKPALMLKDSEDIKRRVQRRFRAILVDEYQDTNYAQFLFLKELYEQSMHFMVVGDEDQSIYSFRGARVENILEFEKTFRGVSRYYLVQNYRSTLSIVNVANKVIAKNKNRYEKVIITKNSIGKKMKFFVFQNPTEEAEYFSNFLVKERVDTAILYRFNYQSFQFEKSFLKRDIPYKVLGSIRFYEREEVKDVISLLRLFVNRKDKVSFLRVINKPARGIGKTTTDKIVGVLNDSGIDLDLILASRRVAGALKGKVSETLISFLSIYDTLVKRIEGNVYVNLSAFIKDVVIKFGLWDYYQRFDKDEKSRNIDELIGSGVEYSGSFEGLVMFLENSSLSPLMHGDFNSGVLLSSIHGVKGLEFDRVIISGLEKGLLPAEIEELTEERLEEERRLFYVALTRARFELIITFSLQRFFGGMTRSTAISAFFQDIDKDCYDVIFVPEYLRDNFRYFFSKSNDKSFNIGDYITYNGEKGVIVDRWYQGGEQFMKINLRSGKKAILSSAYIKGLSKV, encoded by the coding sequence ATGGATAGGGTAGAAGAGTTTCTTCTTAGTTTAAATTCTTATCAGAGGGAAATCATTCTAGATAATACTAGAAGTCCTATTCTTGTTTTAGCAGGACCGGGCAGCGGGAAAACGAGGGTTATAACAGCCAAAATAGCTTATTTGATAAAAGAGCTGGGGTTGCGGCCAGATGAAATACTTGCTTTGACATTTACAAATAAAGTTGCAAGGGAGATGAATGCAAGAATAAATCAACTTTTTGATTTTAATAAGTCTTTACATATTCAAACGTTTCACTCTTTTGGTGCTTGGCTTTTAAGAATTTACTTTAAAGAATTTGACAAAAATTATGATTCAAATTTTACAATTTGGGATACTAGTGATGTTGTTCGGTTTGTTAAGCAAATTGGACTTGCACCTACCATTGATCTTGCAAAGCAAGTTTCGTCTTTAATACTTAAGGAGAAAGAAAGTGGATTTATGCATGATTATTTTGGTGTTGAGGAGAAGATTTACAAAGATATTAAGACTTATGAGCAAGAAAAAGCTAGGAATAATGCTTTTGATTTTTCTGATCTTATTCTTAAGCCTGCTTTAATGTTAAAGGATTCTGAGGATATAAAGAGACGGGTACAGAGAAGATTTAGGGCCATCCTTGTGGATGAGTATCAGGATACTAATTATGCGCAGTTTTTATTTTTAAAAGAGCTTTACGAGCAAAGTATGCATTTTATGGTAGTGGGGGATGAAGACCAGTCTATATATTCTTTTAGGGGCGCTAGAGTTGAGAATATTCTTGAGTTTGAAAAGACATTCAGGGGAGTATCTAGGTATTATTTGGTGCAAAATTATCGCTCTACCTTAAGTATTGTTAATGTTGCTAACAAGGTTATTGCAAAGAATAAGAATCGATACGAAAAAGTGATAATTACAAAGAACAGTATAGGCAAGAAGATGAAATTTTTCGTATTTCAAAATCCTACGGAAGAGGCTGAGTATTTTTCTAATTTTCTTGTTAAGGAAAGAGTTGATACGGCAATTCTTTACAGATTTAATTATCAATCTTTTCAGTTTGAAAAATCTTTCTTAAAGAGGGATATTCCATATAAAGTGTTAGGGTCAATTAGATTTTATGAGAGGGAAGAAGTTAAGGATGTAATTTCTCTTCTTAGGCTTTTTGTAAATAGAAAGGATAAGGTGTCTTTCTTAAGGGTAATCAATAAGCCTGCTAGGGGGATTGGAAAGACTACTACGGATAAAATAGTAGGAGTGCTAAATGATAGCGGTATTGATCTTGATTTAATTCTTGCAAGTAGGAGAGTTGCTGGAGCTCTTAAGGGAAAGGTAAGTGAAACTCTTATTTCTTTTTTAAGCATTTATGATACATTAGTCAAAAGAATTGAGGGTAATGTTTATGTGAACTTATCTGCTTTTATTAAAGATGTTGTAATTAAGTTCGGACTTTGGGATTATTATCAAAGATTTGATAAGGATGAGAAATCTAGAAATATTGATGAGCTTATTGGGAGTGGGGTTGAATATTCAGGTAGTTTCGAAGGACTTGTAATGTTTTTAGAAAATTCATCCCTTTCTCCTTTGATGCATGGTGATTTCAATTCTGGTGTACTTCTATCTTCGATTCATGGAGTTAAGGGTCTTGAGTTTGACAGAGTAATAATATCTGGGCTGGAGAAGGGGTTATTGCCTGCTGAAATTGAAGAATTGACGGAAGAAAGATTAGAGGAGGAGAGAAGGCTTTTTTATGTTGCTCTTACTAGGGCCAGGTTTGAGCTTATTATTACGTTTAGTTTACAGAGATTCTTTGGAGGCATGACAAGAAGTACTGCTATTTCGGCCTTTTTTCAAGATATTGACAAGGATTGTTACGATGTTATTTTTGTTCCAGAATATTTAAGAGACAATTTTAGGTACTTTTTTTCAAAGAGCAATGACAAGAGCTTTAATATTGGAGATTATATAACTTATAATGGAGAAAAAGGGGTGATTGTGGATAGGTGGTACCAGGGCGGTGAGCAGTTTATGAAGATTAATCTGAGAAGTGGAAAGAAGGCAATTTTAAGTTCAGCCTATATTAAAGGACTTTCTAAAGTTTAG